tatatataaaattaacctTTTTAAAAGGATACATTTTAGCAGTGTATGCATGCAAAATCGTGTAGTCAAACGTCGCAAACTATATAGGCTTATTACatacttcgtaatttagcgatatctctcagatgaaagaaggcagtttttgtgacatgggatatatggttttcaaaagttagattgctttctaatatgacacccagatgtTTTATActagctaacgctaactttgtatccctctaattgtagattgagttgcgagatctgctgtgcaCAGGATTTAGggccaataagtaataattctgttttgtttgaGTTTAAGATAataaaattgttggtcatccagtctttaatgtctctaatacactcagttagcttagacagttcggacatctcgtcaggtttagttgaaatatataattgagtatcatctgcatagcagtgaaagctgatcccatgtcttctaataatgtctcccagtggtAGCAGGTAAATTGtgaacagcaaagggcctaaaactgatccttgaggcactccatactttactgggctgacttgtgaaggctgtccattaatattcacaaactggtaacgatcagttaagtatgacttaaaccactGTAGAgcttgtccctggacacctgaagactttaagcgatttatgaggatattgtggtcaatggtgtcaaatgcagcactaagACTGAGTAGAACTAATAGCAagatgcacccttggtcagcagctaagagtaaatcgttggttattttcattaatgcagtttctgtactgtgatgagccctgaaatttgactgaaacacttcaaaaatattgttggtctgcagaaaggagcataattgagtagaaactactttttctagtattttagacataaatggaagattagaaataggcctatagttagctaagttgttggggtccagttgcggtttcttaataataggcttaataacagctagcttgtaagagtttggaacatggcctatagataaagaagagttgataatgttaagaagaggttctcctatagcaggtagcagctctttcagtaattttgttggaattgagtccagcatacacgtagctggtttagagccatttataattttatctagctcttcctgttctatgattttgaagcagtgtgggttattattatgatttaatgaaatatttacaggatttggagtataagccggtgcagaaagtttggcatctcctattttctgtctaaagccttctgttttattactgaaaaaattcatgaagtcatcactactaatttgcggtgaaacagtttgttccaaggatgaccgattatttgctaatttagagatggtgttaaataaaaatctaggattgttatggtTATTTTTTATCAGTTTGCGGAGGTGCTCGGCCCTGgaagattttagagccctcctatagctggacataatGTCTTTGTACGCAactctaaagacctctaaattagttttttttccatttacgttccagggcatgggttgctgttttgagagcACAAGTATGAATATTATACCATGGTGTAGTTTtattctctctagcctttttttaatttgatgggtgccacagtatttagtgtgctagtaaagatggcatccatactgcttgttgctacatcaagttcatttgagtttgcgggtgcattacgaaatagagagagatcaggtaagttatttataaataaatttttggtTGATGggacaatagttctactagggcgaaATATTGGAGCGAGTTTGctaatttcaggtaaacacagcgtatatagtaagaggtagtggtctgtaatatcatcactttggtATAATGTCTACATCAATGACCTCAATTctataagacagaattagatctaatgtatgctttaagcgatgggttggacccacaacgttttgctttatcccaagtgagtgtattaaatccataaacgcgagccctaatgtatcattagcgtcatctatgtggatgttaaagtcacctacaattagcattttatcagttttgactagtaagtcagaaataaaatcagaaaattcttttagaaatttgacatagggtcctgtgggtctatatatggtgattaaagcgagagataacaggtttttgcatagtatctggaagctgaacattaagcgctaatacttcaaaggagctaaacataagtccgtttctctgtttaatattaaggaaatcactaaagattgatgcaactccaccaccacgaccagtttgacgagcctcatgtttatataagaatcctggaggagttgcttcatttaagctaatatagtcattttgtttcagccaggtttcagtgagacagagtgcattaagattgttaaCTGTTACAATATCCATCTGTTAGTAAAACAAATTCAGTGTTTTGTAAGATTTAACCATTTTTAGCATTCTTCTGTAGAGCATTTGGTCTAGAAAATATGTAGAGTACAAAGATCTGATGAACTTTTGAAAAGGTCTTTTGaatgatcattttaaataaacatcttAAAGATAAACTATTaatgcatgtttaaaataaatgtctaataTATCAATTCTCCTAATCCTATAGATATTTTCAACCTCTAATCTGATTAACAGATTTTGTTATGCTATAGTCTTGTATAGACTCGCTATCGGTCACAAATCTTCTGTTAAAGAGCCACACTTTAAATGATGTGAACTTAAAGTACACATATTTCCTGTATGGCTGTTTAAGTCTACTTCTGTGTGGAAGGAAATTCAGCATTGTGACTCTTAAGAAAAGATATTTcacttattattataataaagtataatttaATGATATTTATCAAATTTGAGATGTTTTCCCTTCCAATGTTCTCTTTAAAGTGAGCATTAGAACTGTGCAAAGCAGATGTTGTAAAACTGAAATGATTTTAAGAATGCATCAAAGAGAATTGATTAGAACTTTGTGTTTGTAGAAAAGACAGAATatcaaaagtacatttaaaagatTCATGATATATCAACATTGAATGATTAATATGTTCTTGTTAGAAATAGCGTCTGAAgaaatgtaaatgcatttttacCTCCAGAACctgaattatttattatctgGAACTTTATATACAGCATTAAGATTCACTGTTTAACTGTGTTTCTCCGCCTAATGTGCATTCTGTAGGGTTTGGGTGTCATGGTGAGCCCGAATACAGGGGTGTAATCTGGTTTCCCAGCATCTTCGGGCCAAACAAACTGAAAACGCCGCAACAGAGTGACAAAAATCAAGAAGAGCTCCATACGGGCCAGACCTTCACCCAGACACACACGAGGACCTGGAGAAACACAGTGAATGCAGgattaattacaaaatacagCTACAAGCATAAACTACTGGGGGTTGATAACTGCATAAACAATAACTTATTCAGTAATGCTACAATCATAGAAATCAGGGATGAAGAAGGTAACCATTTACATGTATACATGTTTGTTTAAATGCGTTTTACATTGATAATGGTGGGCTGCAAGGTCAAGcaattatacacacacaacacaatttTACATCGTCAAAAAAAGGAAACAGTTTCAAATGGTCCTTAATATATCAGTGATGAGGACAAAACTCAACAGAAACACAACCTTTGGCTGAGAGCAGTGTGTGGTGCATTGGTTTAGCTCCTCAAGAATGGATTGGTAGACTAAAACATAGCTGTGTTTATTCAGCCTTTGAAAGTGTAGGGGAGCAGCAGCTCATTATAGCGTTTAAAGAGAGAAGAGTCTCCACTGTGGTCGGATGTGTTTTGGTAGGGTAAAAAGGATGTTTATTTACACTACCATTTAGAGATTTAACCAAAGCAAGACTTTTCATTAAGACCTTAAAGCAGGGGTGATCAACTCTATTCCTGGGcccagttattaaaaaaaatttatctgGATCAAATTGGTCCAGATTTGGAAATCCCATGTTTTGCTATCCAGGATTAACCAATCGATCTTACTTTTATGACAGTTTTTTAAAGGAACATCGAGTTGGATCCTGTTTACTAGAGCCTTAAATAGAACCAACGTGGTGGTCTACTGGCTTAGGAATGAACAACAGGTAGGCAGAATAGCAGGAACGGTGTTGAGCAACCCTGCCTCAAAGAATCGGATCAATCTGTGTAAAATTGACATCTAAAGCACTTCTAAAATCCAATGATGCCTCCCAGTGGCTGATTTTTTTTGTCCTCTTATCAAGATAAATAGGAAATGCAAAATGCCTGAATTTAGCTACATTGGCATATTGTTATGAGTGGGTGTGCCTTTGATCATTGTGGTGCTACTGTCAGGGTGACATTAAAGAATGGAAGAAACCACCCCATCTGTAAACTTTTAAATTGGAATGACTTACAGTTTTGTCTGTTTTATAGAAGCATAAACATATTAGCGATTAAAACAGgtagggttcatacacatttttgctACTAAAATTCCAAGACTTTAAGAGTTTCAAATAAATATTCATCAATGGCACTAGACAGCGCCAACGCTCCTGATATCACCTTTAAAGAGAATGTAAGAATATTTGAAAATGGAGAATTTGGCATCATTTTGTAAAGCGTATATCTTTTAGCTTAACTTATAAATGATAAGTTAATTCATATGGCAATCAACCCAGTTGTAATTTCTGCTGAGGGAGAGTATCAGGGAGTGTGTTTTCATGGACAGCAATACTCAATacacaatactctgattaagagtttaccatgtaaacagcgatttttgattaatttaatccaattaaggtcataattgaactacacagaaatcagattaagacatgtggagtatgccgatttcaGTCGTATTATCGAAGTGCAgtatagacatgtaaacaccacaatcaaaccattgccaaagtgtaggattttcactgcattttgagacaggatattccatacacacacagctgtgtgACACTATTATCTGCATCTACCAAGTCAGTAAAGGACTACAGACACCTGCACCacaaaatgctgaggttttttccatatggcgtgcggtatcaaattccattaaaacaacactcttccagcagttcatactcgcattcaatatctcgtttgtcatggggggcatgcatgaaatgttcctgaattaaagtgaaagcgctgaactgcagttaaagtcaacaaatcaaaaatgaaacacccaaaattacatggaAACTCCAGACCGTGGTGGATAGTGTGGTGATGCAATGACAATAATCATtctatgtactataacatgtaaaacaggatcacaaaaggaacattcaaaaagcaactcatgttaaCACCTTAATCACTCTATTGTCTTATTCTAATTAAAGCAAACAATTTGATTACTAATGTCCAACGTAGTAAACAGTCAACAAATATCTTCTCTTGTAAAACGTACAATGAAGAGAAACTAAAAGCAAACAATATCAGTAGTTACATATTaaaccaattgaaaaaaaaattatatatatatatatatatatatatatatatatatatatatacacatacaattattattattattatataaaaatctaTTCTCTGCTTTGATTTCCTAAAAATAAGGCAGCAGTCCTGAAGTTGGCAAACAGAAATTTGAGCACTTCTATTCACCCCACTAAATTTAAGCAATATTACCAATGAAGCATATTCAAGTATATTTGTTAAACAGACATCAttgactttttcaaaactttgtgggtttacTTTAaagcctggaaaatgccatgtcaaaattccataattttttcaggtttttcatgACCGTCTAAACCATGAATAAGATTTAAGTGCTGTGCTAGAACCCCTAAAACTGTTACCTGTGGAGAAGGGTATGAAAGCCTCAGGCTTCTCAAACTGGCCCTGCTCATTCAAGAAGTTTGCTGGGTTGAACTCATGAGGAAACTTCCACTGACCTTCTTCTTTTAGGACAACAGTGAGATTAGGAATGATTACAGTTCcctgacaaaaaaaagaaaaaaaaaaaggttaaatttgttttaaagaataaaaccTTTAGTCTCTTAGAAGCTTTCCTCACCTTTGGGATGCTGTAGCCCATTAGCTCTGTGTCTCTTGTGGTGCAATGCAACACACTTAGTGGTACAATGTTAGCGACACGCTGAACCTCATGAATCACAGCCAGTGTGTACGGCATATTATGTCTGTCTTCATATGTCACCTGATCTTTACCCTCCAGAACATCATCAATCTCTTGCTGGCATTTTACTGGTTAGAAAACAAGACAGTGTTTGAATGTTGCTGTCCTTTTGAGATGCTAGCTTTGCTAACATACTTCTGACAGTTTGAAAACTTAACACTTCAAATAAAATTCAACCTGTTTTAAATAAAGACGAATTTAATGTGTGCTCAAACCTTGCACGTCTGGGTGGTTCATGAGGTAGAGGAAAGCAGCAAGGAGGGTGTTAGAAGTGGTGTCAGTCCCTGCAAAGCTCATATCCATAATGTTCATGATGAGCTGGTCTTCAGAAAAAGTGGAAACACAATTTTTTACCTGGAGAATGCAAGATATCATTAATCTGAGTCTCAAGTGGTTGTACACAGAACATTTACAGAGTTTCAATGTATTCCCAGAAAGGTATTTGTCAGCAGAAAGTTGCACCTTATCGAGCTCATCCAGATAGCAGTCAATGAAGTCTCTCGGCTGTCCTGGGACTCTTGTGCTCTTGTGTTCATCAATCAACTTTCGattcatactttttattatttttacattatcaaatgcttttttaaaaggcAGGGGCAGGATTCTCAATAAAGGAAATGTGTCGTATATCTGGTAGAAAAGAACAAAAATCTCAAGTTATTTACAAATGCACCTTACAGCACCAAACAAAAAGCATTAAAATGGTGAGAAAAATGCAGTTATCAAGTGATATTGCAAGGGCTGTGTTTGAAATGCCATACTATCATACTACTGTTAGCATTTCTTCAGTATCCAGAATATATGCTGTGCATAGTATGCATGTGTGCAATATACTATGAATTTTATGCACATTCTTTGTATGTAATTCCTAGATTACCTTTTACTTTTGCTGAAATCTGATGTATGCATCCCAGGACTGTGCGCGatatacactacctaacaaaagtcttgtcgatcCCAATTACAAGAGCAACAAatactaacttgacttctagttgatgatttggaaaagtggcggaagaattttttagatgaatcatctgttgaactgcatcccaatgatCACAAATACTccagaagacctattagaacctACATGTACTCTAGATTcccagagaaatcagtcaagtttgatgaaggaaaaatcatggtttgggattacattcagtctaggggtgtgcaagagatcggcagagtgaatggcaacatcaacagcctgaggtatcaagacatttgtgctgcccactacattacaaaccacgggagagggcagattcttcagcaggatagcgctccttctcatacttcagcctccacaaagtacctgaaagcaaagaaggtcaggtgctccaggattggccagcctagttaccagacatgaacattattgagcatgtctgtggtaagatgaaggaggagtcattgaagatgaatccaaagaatcttgcctttctagatgactttattaataagttatttgagtctctgcagagatgtatggatgccgtcgttcaagctcatgggagtcaaacacaatattcattctgtttccataGCACCATGACTTTGTTCTATACTGTATATcgtttctgttaagtgacaagacttttgactaagcaaagtcagacattacCGTCCTAAgtacataattaaaaatcaaggcttgatcacagtttatttgggtaaaataaatgtaatctagaggcctttgccttttatataagctacttttgatatcaaatgatcaactagaagtcaagttatttttttgttgttaaaacttaaacaggcgacaagactttttgtcGGGTAGTGTAGTTTCCCCTTGTGCAtatgatgttttaatttaaaaaatatggtGGTAAAGAGCATGCATGTGAGTTGAGTGGACTGGAGGCGGAGAGCACTTAAGaatgtaacatttataattatctgtttgtttgtttgtttgtttgtttgttttttgtaaatacgTGCATGTTGAGAAAACAGTGTATCCACACTACTGCTTAAGCACAAATTACTATATTCACTATATTCAATTCAGTTGTCCAAATTAAATAGTGCTTTATAACGAATGTTCACCAAAAGTGTTTGGAAATATAATTGCTCATAAGTTAAACATGACTTG
The DNA window shown above is from Danio rerio strain Tuebingen ecotype United States chromosome 25, GRCz12tu, whole genome shotgun sequence and carries:
- the cyp2x7 gene encoding cytochrome P450 2X7 (The RefSeq protein has 2 substitutions compared to this genomic sequence), with protein sequence MLEVSVLILICIFLVFFLIRIKRPKNFPPGPPPVPIFGNLLQINMVDPLKEFERLAEKYGNIFSLYTGSKPAVFLNNFEVIKEALVTKAQDFSGRPQDLMISHLTGNKGVVLADYGPLWKDHRRFALMTLRNFGLGKQSMEERILGEISHIVDFLDKNTGKTVDPQIMFHNIASNVINLVLFGCRFDYNNEFLRGYIQRIAENLRILNGPWNMIYDTFPLLRILPLPFKKAFDNVKIIKSMNRKLIDEHKSTRVPGQPRDFIDCYLDELDKVKNCVSTFSEDQLIMNIMDMSFAGTDTTSNTLLAAFLYLMNHPEVQVKCQQEIDDVLEGKDQVTYEDRHNMPYTLAVIHEVQRVANIVPLSVLHCTTRDTELMGYSIPKGTVIIPNLTVVLKEEGQWKFPHEFNPANFLNEQGQFEKPEAFIPFSTGPRVCLGEGLARMELFLIFVTLLRRFQFVWPEDAGKPDYTPVFGLTMTPKPYRMHIRRRDTVKQ
- the cyp2x7 gene encoding cytochrome P450 2X7 isoform X2, encoding MVDPLKEFERLAEKYGNIFSLYTGSKPAVFLNNFEVIKEALVTKAQDFSGRPQDLMISHLTGNKGVVLADYGPLWKDHRRFALMTLRNFGLGKQSMEERILGEISHIVDFLDKNTGKTVDPQIMFHNIASNVINLVLFGCRFDYNNEFLRGYIQRIAENLRILNGPWNMIYDTFPLLRILPLPFKKAFDNVKIIKSMNRKLIDEHKSTRVPGQPRDFIDCYLDELDKVKNCVSTFSEDQLIMNIMDMSFAGTDTTSNTLLAAFLYLMNHPDVQVKCQQEIDDVLEGKDQVTYEDRHNMPYTLAVIHEVQRVANIVPLSVLHCTTRDTELMGYSIPKGTVIIPNLTVVLKEEGQWKFPHEFNPANFLNEQGQFEKPEAFIPFSTGPRVCLGEGLARMELFLIFVTLLRRFQFVWPEDAGKPDYTPVFGLTMTPKPYRMHIRRRNTVKQ
- the cyp2x7 gene encoding cytochrome P450 2X7 isoform X1; its protein translation is MRPKNFPPGPPPVPIFGNLLQINMVDPLKEFERLAEKYGNIFSLYTGSKPAVFLNNFEVIKEALVTKAQDFSGRPQDLMISHLTGNKGVVLADYGPLWKDHRRFALMTLRNFGLGKQSMEERILGEISHIVDFLDKNTGKTVDPQIMFHNIASNVINLVLFGCRFDYNNEFLRGYIQRIAENLRILNGPWNMIYDTFPLLRILPLPFKKAFDNVKIIKSMNRKLIDEHKSTRVPGQPRDFIDCYLDELDKVKNCVSTFSEDQLIMNIMDMSFAGTDTTSNTLLAAFLYLMNHPDVQVKCQQEIDDVLEGKDQVTYEDRHNMPYTLAVIHEVQRVANIVPLSVLHCTTRDTELMGYSIPKGTVIIPNLTVVLKEEGQWKFPHEFNPANFLNEQGQFEKPEAFIPFSTGPRVCLGEGLARMELFLIFVTLLRRFQFVWPEDAGKPDYTPVFGLTMTPKPYRMHIRRRNTVKQ